A single window of Pontibacillus chungwhensis DNA harbors:
- a CDS encoding DUF2357 domain-containing protein gives MALPTNHTDIINLHDSGLGLYFQTGRNEVKIHHLSPDQRRDHLMETLVEVYEYQKWSALLIDWKDDRSIKIRFPSPEGDGDLFERSLSKTKQVQPLFDPAKEDTFPWPCGTFIYEVDLEGRTYYGAVRIVPHHFSKQQFNQIATFLEEALEGLTMNYYQEVSQSLSPEQLIGESDLRFLKWLDRSFRKLTTALDWIEKENSMNVRRHYQVESHPGRMDRQSFKWEHSAKGAVMSGTKFYNRKQRQDANTPENQLVKFRTKAVLKRMNQLISTLEEERLRFIDDQNTLNGEIEQLTRDRLSPLARVTSNDQTLLKNKETSKVKTKEATETKIRNMEQTLRKVKPYQQQLRSVIRQGFWNDVDDVHPRVPRSVQSRGYISFHKLWHELEASGGRTSVPASRAGEPLFHSTGKMYEYYTLLHVVHLIKERGYSFKHDTLMNQLQKGYMHSELQEGTTVVLANSEGELHVVYEQEVEHRSRDAIANSTYFFSKFRRKKPDIRIDYYHYHEGVPLYHSSIAVEVKYSPLRNIYTPDGNTKAAEQMNEYVGIKYYCPVRQSFYNRIREVLCVYPGNRAEPVLLDTEAGKFIQLYPTEDGAVGMEALGGVLDGWLDLKAW, from the coding sequence ATGGCTTTACCAACTAATCATACAGACATTATCAATCTGCACGACTCAGGATTAGGCCTTTACTTTCAAACGGGCAGAAACGAAGTGAAGATCCATCACCTTAGTCCCGATCAGAGGCGAGATCACCTTATGGAGACCCTTGTCGAGGTGTACGAATATCAGAAGTGGAGCGCGTTGCTCATCGACTGGAAGGATGATCGTTCTATCAAAATCCGCTTCCCTTCTCCTGAAGGGGACGGTGATCTGTTTGAACGTTCGTTAAGCAAAACAAAGCAGGTGCAGCCTTTATTTGATCCAGCCAAGGAGGACACATTCCCCTGGCCATGCGGGACGTTTATTTACGAAGTGGACTTAGAAGGACGAACGTATTACGGCGCGGTCCGCATCGTCCCCCACCATTTCTCGAAGCAACAGTTCAATCAGATTGCCACGTTTCTAGAGGAAGCCTTAGAAGGATTGACCATGAACTATTACCAGGAAGTGAGTCAGTCTTTAAGCCCTGAACAGTTAATCGGAGAAAGTGACCTCCGTTTCCTGAAATGGCTCGATCGATCCTTCCGTAAATTAACGACAGCCCTTGACTGGATCGAGAAAGAGAACAGCATGAACGTACGGCGTCATTACCAAGTCGAGTCCCATCCTGGGAGAATGGACAGGCAAAGCTTTAAGTGGGAGCATTCCGCTAAAGGAGCTGTGATGAGTGGAACCAAGTTCTACAATCGTAAGCAACGTCAGGACGCAAATACTCCTGAGAACCAGCTCGTTAAATTTCGGACAAAAGCGGTTCTAAAGCGCATGAATCAGCTAATCAGCACTCTCGAAGAAGAACGACTGCGATTCATCGACGACCAGAACACGCTAAATGGAGAAATCGAGCAATTAACGCGCGACAGACTCAGTCCTCTAGCCAGGGTTACGTCAAACGATCAGACGCTCCTTAAAAATAAAGAAACAAGCAAAGTTAAAACCAAAGAAGCTACCGAAACTAAAATTAGAAATATGGAGCAAACACTAAGAAAGGTTAAACCCTATCAGCAGCAGCTCCGTTCGGTTATTCGACAAGGCTTCTGGAACGACGTGGATGACGTGCATCCACGTGTACCCCGTTCCGTGCAGAGCCGTGGTTACATTTCGTTCCATAAACTGTGGCATGAGCTTGAAGCGTCTGGCGGGCGTACATCTGTCCCAGCCTCTAGAGCGGGTGAGCCTCTGTTCCATTCAACAGGTAAAATGTATGAGTACTACACGCTTTTACACGTGGTCCACCTCATCAAAGAGCGGGGCTATTCCTTCAAACACGACACCCTGATGAATCAATTACAAAAGGGCTATATGCATTCAGAGCTTCAGGAAGGGACAACGGTCGTCCTCGCCAATTCTGAAGGAGAACTTCACGTGGTGTATGAGCAGGAAGTCGAACATCGCTCCCGTGATGCCATCGCAAATAGCACTTACTTCTTCTCGAAATTCAGACGGAAGAAGCCAGATATTCGCATCGATTATTATCACTATCACGAAGGGGTTCCTCTCTATCACTCTTCCATTGCCGTTGAAGTGAAGTACAGCCCCCTTCGAAACATCTACACACCTGATGGCAACACGAAAGCCGCCGAGCAGATGAATGAGTATGTCGGCATCAAATACTACTGCCCAGTGCGCCAATCATTCTACAACCGCATTCGGGAAGTCCTCTGTGTTTACCCTGGAAACCGAGCAGAACCTGTCCTCCTTGATACAGAAGCAGGCAAGTTCATTCAGCTCTATCCGACTGAAGACGGTGCTGTTGGGATGGAGGCGCTTGGAGGAGTGCTTGATGGGTGGTTGGACCTTAAGGCTTGGTGA
- a CDS encoding DUF805 domain-containing protein, whose protein sequence is MDWYLKVLKNYATFEGRARRMEYWMFFLINTIILIALAVVQEVLDLRPILTTFYNLAVLIPSLAVAVRRLHDTGRSGLWVLISFIPVIGGIIFIVFMCLDSEPYENDYGPNPEHKSA, encoded by the coding sequence ATGGATTGGTATCTGAAAGTCTTAAAAAATTACGCAACGTTTGAAGGAAGAGCAAGGCGAATGGAATATTGGATGTTCTTCCTGATTAATACCATTATCCTTATAGCGCTAGCAGTTGTTCAGGAGGTCCTCGATCTACGACCTATCTTAACAACGTTCTACAACTTAGCTGTTCTCATTCCGTCGCTAGCTGTAGCAGTCCGGCGTTTACATGATACAGGAAGAAGCGGACTATGGGTCTTAATCAGCTTCATCCCAGTGATCGGCGGAATTATCTTCATTGTCTTCATGTGCCTCGATAGCGAACCATATGAAAATGATTATGGACCAAATCCAGAACACAAAAGCGCATAA
- a CDS encoding NAD(P)H-dependent oxidoreductase, whose protein sequence is MDKEAKKLEILEAAKFRHATKTFDPNQTIPEEDFNFILEIGRLSPSSFGTEPWRFLVIENEKLQEKIKNTAWGAYGKLPDASHFVIFLARTRQDTQYDSEYLKDHLLNKKQMPEEIANKLLGRVEQFQKEDFDLLHGERPLYDWASKQTYIPLSNMMTAAAEIGIDSCPIEGFPMEAMNDLLKEEGLLEDGSFGISVMCAFGYRAEEQSPKTRRPFEDVIKFVK, encoded by the coding sequence ATGGATAAAGAAGCAAAGAAATTAGAAATCCTAGAAGCTGCGAAGTTTAGACACGCTACGAAAACGTTTGACCCGAATCAAACAATCCCAGAAGAAGACTTCAACTTCATTCTTGAAATTGGTCGTCTTTCGCCAAGTTCCTTTGGTACAGAACCTTGGCGTTTTCTTGTGATTGAAAATGAAAAGCTCCAAGAAAAAATTAAGAATACCGCATGGGGAGCCTACGGTAAACTTCCGGATGCGAGTCATTTTGTGATTTTCCTAGCGAGAACAAGACAGGATACCCAGTATGATTCCGAGTATCTAAAAGATCATCTGCTCAATAAGAAACAGATGCCAGAGGAGATTGCAAATAAATTACTAGGCCGGGTTGAACAATTCCAGAAAGAAGACTTTGACCTGCTCCACGGCGAGCGCCCTCTTTACGACTGGGCTAGTAAGCAGACCTATATTCCACTATCTAATATGATGACAGCCGCTGCAGAGATCGGAATCGATTCCTGTCCGATTGAAGGCTTTCCAATGGAAGCAATGAATGACCTCTTAAAAGAAGAAGGCCTTCTTGAAGATGGGAGCTTTGGCATTTCCGTTATGTGTGCATTCGGCTACCGCGCAGAAGAACAAAGCCCGAAAACGCGTCGTCCTTTCGAAGACGTTATAAAGTTCGTTAAATAG
- a CDS encoding McrB family protein, with protein sequence MKLSTKLPHIVKRQLEDSIFVGRLATSTEIHTQTFQESPIVLSEHTDRLTFYLKPLSPLPNKLTRYFGKMNDLLTGNTNSMNNVRVLNDLIQYDRIPYPDLKPKVEALFKDKLVLFKLTHANDNVYAELIKLEPIQPQEEYVVLPSPDLRLGETRQDLEAKFTGEKRPITLKKYPNLFEAPSMILYEDTLYEVALESKSNSTTYFQKEGIPVRSASVDPDTLIEYVDAVYEHHLFFLSKHYYALLMEQFETQKRPLREPSVPTKEAPTPQKEDRALVSKPVQATSEMDFLDRLLHKAGYEYKMFYREEDLYAFHMSVKTNPLTILGGMSGTGKSQLARIYGETLGLTEGETMLFLPISPSYQDPNDILGFMNPTTNVFHESDTGLVSLLQHAADYPDQLHMVIFDEMNLSQVEHWFSPFLSLLEINGDKHLQIFNDSITEESGRYQSRIKLGDNLIFIGTVNFDETTKSFSDRLLDRTNIITPKKPPFKETIAFYEKVHQSVPVSPEPREVSASHLRGEWRFAAGDVGLHLLNEYEIHTLDEIHSLMNENDPQKGVSFRVALAITDYLCNVPSDATGTPLLSRRELFDFQINQRILTKIKGIDTFAGPMVGEMSTPSDYVDGSLAKLFKSDRAQMASDFTLSLKTLHNKAKELMMYGFTN encoded by the coding sequence ATGAAGCTATCAACTAAACTCCCACACATCGTAAAACGACAACTTGAGGACAGCATCTTCGTTGGCCGATTGGCGACGTCAACTGAAATCCATACGCAAACCTTTCAGGAATCACCCATTGTTTTAAGCGAACATACGGACCGGTTAACCTTTTACTTAAAGCCCTTGTCCCCTTTACCTAATAAGCTGACCCGGTACTTCGGGAAGATGAATGACCTCTTAACAGGGAACACGAATTCTATGAACAACGTACGTGTATTAAATGATCTCATTCAATATGACCGCATTCCCTATCCTGACCTCAAGCCGAAAGTGGAAGCCTTATTTAAGGACAAGCTCGTTCTTTTTAAACTAACGCATGCCAATGACAATGTTTATGCCGAGCTGATTAAGCTTGAGCCGATTCAGCCACAAGAGGAATACGTGGTCCTCCCCTCTCCTGATTTAAGACTTGGGGAAACGAGACAGGATTTAGAAGCGAAATTTACAGGGGAGAAGCGCCCGATTACGCTTAAGAAATATCCGAATCTTTTCGAGGCCCCTTCTATGATCCTTTATGAAGATACGTTGTATGAAGTGGCCCTTGAGTCAAAGAGCAATTCAACAACGTATTTCCAAAAAGAGGGTATACCTGTCAGGTCCGCTTCGGTTGACCCGGATACGCTCATCGAATACGTCGATGCAGTTTATGAGCATCATTTGTTCTTCTTGTCGAAGCACTATTACGCCCTTCTTATGGAACAGTTCGAGACACAGAAACGCCCTCTAAGGGAGCCGTCAGTTCCAACAAAAGAGGCCCCCACTCCTCAGAAGGAAGATCGGGCACTTGTATCAAAACCGGTTCAGGCTACCTCTGAGATGGACTTTCTCGATCGCTTGCTCCATAAGGCCGGATATGAATACAAGATGTTCTACCGCGAGGAAGATCTGTATGCGTTTCATATGAGCGTCAAGACCAATCCGCTTACGATATTAGGGGGCATGTCAGGGACCGGGAAGTCTCAGCTTGCGCGAATTTACGGGGAAACCCTTGGGTTAACTGAAGGCGAAACGATGCTTTTCTTACCGATCTCCCCATCCTACCAGGACCCAAATGATATTCTCGGATTTATGAATCCGACGACCAACGTGTTTCATGAAAGTGATACGGGCCTCGTCAGTCTTCTTCAGCACGCGGCTGACTATCCGGATCAGTTACATATGGTGATCTTTGATGAGATGAACTTGTCTCAGGTGGAGCACTGGTTCAGTCCGTTCCTCTCCCTTCTTGAAATCAACGGAGACAAGCACCTGCAGATCTTTAACGATTCGATTACAGAGGAAAGCGGCCGCTATCAGTCTCGCATTAAGCTCGGTGACAATTTAATCTTTATTGGAACCGTGAATTTCGATGAAACTACGAAATCGTTCTCTGATCGTTTGCTTGACCGAACGAATATTATTACACCGAAGAAGCCTCCTTTTAAAGAGACAATTGCATTTTACGAAAAGGTGCATCAGTCGGTCCCTGTTTCACCAGAACCGCGCGAGGTCAGCGCTTCCCATTTACGAGGAGAGTGGCGCTTTGCCGCAGGTGACGTTGGCCTTCATTTGTTAAATGAATACGAGATTCACACCCTTGATGAGATCCATTCTCTTATGAATGAGAACGATCCCCAAAAAGGCGTCTCCTTCCGGGTGGCCTTAGCGATCACTGATTACCTGTGTAACGTTCCAAGTGATGCTACTGGTACTCCACTCTTGTCACGCCGGGAACTGTTTGATTTTCAAATTAACCAGCGAATCTTAACGAAAATCAAAGGAATCGATACGTTTGCAGGGCCAATGGTTGGTGAGATGAGTACGCCTAGTGACTATGTCGACGGCTCCCTAGCTAAACTCTTTAAATCGGATCGTGCTCAGATGGCCTCTGACTTCACACTGTCTTTAAAGACGCTACACAACAAAGCAAAAGAGCTGATGATGTATGGCTTTACCAACTAA